A region from the Acidobacteriota bacterium genome encodes:
- a CDS encoding aspartyl/asparaginyl beta-hydroxylase domain-containing protein has protein sequence MDLALRQTVEEIRDILIAAKSHYGGDETRRLEEAFVRTVRRQPLRSPHRLQRPDLFIPELRTIPWIEPEELAAAAILADHFEEIRAEVMALVDSEGAFHVYDDGVEDGQTDWNALGLKVGGGVVERGQRLCPKTLEVIEQLPRVGEVAMVSALAAGGHIEPHCGPTNLRVNLHFGVNIPPGDCGLRVGGEARKWTEGECLVFDDSFEHEAWNFSDRTRHVLLINFWHPDLSDAEVEVLNRVNRVVAPRYSRFFEHN, from the coding sequence TTGGATCTAGCCCTTCGCCAAACCGTCGAAGAGATTCGTGACATTCTGATCGCCGCCAAGAGCCACTACGGCGGGGACGAAACCCGCCGCCTCGAAGAGGCTTTCGTGCGGACCGTGCGGCGCCAGCCGCTGCGCTCGCCCCACCGCCTGCAGCGCCCCGACCTGTTCATCCCCGAGCTGCGCACGATCCCCTGGATCGAGCCCGAAGAGCTCGCCGCCGCCGCCATCCTGGCGGATCACTTCGAAGAAATCCGCGCCGAGGTGATGGCGCTGGTCGATTCCGAGGGGGCATTCCACGTCTACGACGATGGCGTCGAGGATGGACAGACCGACTGGAACGCCCTCGGTCTGAAGGTCGGCGGCGGAGTGGTCGAACGCGGCCAACGACTCTGCCCGAAGACCCTCGAAGTCATCGAGCAGCTTCCCCGAGTGGGGGAGGTGGCGATGGTCTCGGCGCTCGCCGCCGGCGGCCATATCGAGCCCCATTGCGGTCCCACCAACCTGCGGGTCAATCTCCACTTCGGGGTCAATATCCCGCCGGGAGACTGTGGCCTGCGGGTCGGTGGCGAGGCGCGCAAATGGACCGAGGGAGAGTGTCTGGTCTTCGATGACAGCTTCGAGCACGAGGCCTGGAATTTCTCCGACCGTACCCGCCACGTGCTGCTGATCAACTTCTGGCATCCCGATCTCAGTGACGCCGAAGTCGAAGTGCTGAATCGCGTCAACCGCGTCGTCGCGCCGCGCTACTCGCGATTCTTCGAGCACAACTAG